The following proteins come from a genomic window of Gossypium raimondii isolate GPD5lz chromosome 5, ASM2569854v1, whole genome shotgun sequence:
- the LOC105769845 gene encoding GDP-fucose transporter 1, with protein MSAIRFDSTKQYYATSSLVAGYALCSSLLAVINKFAITKFNYPGLLTALQYLTSALGVWVLGKFGFLHHDAFTWDTAKKFLPAAIVFYLAIFTNTNLLRHANVDTFIVFRSLTPLLVALADTTFRRQPCPSKLTFISLLIILGGAVGYVATDSAFTLTAYSWAFAYLVTITTEMVYIKHMVMNLGLNTWGFVLYNNFLSLMMAPIFWVLTGEYKEVFAALGANGGDWFEPVAFTAVSLSCLFGLLISFFGFAARKAISATAFTVTGVVNKFLTVVINVLIWDKHATPFGLVCLLFTLAGGVLYQQSVTGPPRESSASKQTGDVDENDADENQDKSVSGKHASV; from the coding sequence ATGTCAGCTATTCGATTTGATTCCACTAAGCAATACTATGCTACAAGTAGTTTGGTTGCGGGTTATGCACTTTGTTCAAGTTTGCTTGCTGTTATTAACAAATTTGCAATCACCAAATTCAATTACCCAGGATTGTTAACTGCGTTACAGTACTTAACTTCTGCTTTAGGAGTCTGGGTTTTGGGAAAGTTTGGGTTTTTACATCATGATGCTTTCACATGGGATACTGCCAAGAAGTTTTTGCCTGCTGCCATTGTCTTTTACCTCGCGATCTTCACAAACACCAATCTTTTGCGTCATGCCAATGTTGATACTTTTATAGTGTTTAGATCCTTGACACCCCTTTTGGTTGCCTTAGCTGATACAACCTTTAGGAGACAACCGTGCCCTTCAAAGTTAACATTTATTTCCCTGTTGATCATTCTGGGTGGTGCTGTTGGGTATGTTGCCACTGATTCAGCATTTACCTTGACTGCATATTCATGGGCGTTCGCATATTTGGTGACAATTACTACTGAAATGGTGTATATTAAGCATATGGTGATGAATCTTGGGTTGAACACCTGGGGTTTTGTGTTGTACAACAACTTCTTGTCCTTGATGATGGCACCCATATTTTGGGTTTTGACTGGAGAATACAAAGAGGTTTTTGCTGCTTTGGGAGCCAATGGTGGGGATTGGTTTGAGCCTGTGGCATTTACCGCCGTATCTTTGTCGTGCTTGTTCGGTTTGCTCATTAGTTTCTTTGGATTTGCGGCTAGGAAGGCGATCTCCGCCACAGCATTTACCGTGACTGGTGTAGTGAATAAGTTTCTTACAGTTGTGATCAATGTGTTGATTTGGGATAAGCATGCTACTCCTTTCGGATTGGTTTGTCTCCTCTTCACTCTGGCAGGAGGGGTTCTTTATCAGCAGTCAGTTACTGGACCACCACGTGAGTCATCGGCATCTAAGCAGACCGGTGACGTAGACGAGAATGACGCTGATGAGAATCAAGATAAGAGTGTATCTGGTAAACATGCTTCTGTATGA